One stretch of Paenibacillus sp. FSL R5-0341 DNA includes these proteins:
- a CDS encoding PTS fructose transporter subunit IIABC has protein sequence MRITDLMIQETMIMDLQATTKAEAIDELIASLNRSGRINDPVLFKEMIYKREAESSTGIGGGIAMPHAKTTAVNEPTVVFAKSRKGLDFEALDDQPAHVFFMIAAPEGAGNTHLRTLAALSRLLIDSDFISQLMSTDTPAEVSALFDAKQAEAAEKEAAKEKAKAEKAANAASATTTGQQQNTSGVIVGNANSEDFVVAVTACPTGIAHTFMAEDALKKKAQEMGINIRVETNGSEGAQNVLTADEIARAKGVIVAADKNVEMARFDGKPVLQRPVSDGIRKSEELIRKAVNGDAPIYRSQGGNAKEEGASAGKISVGSKIYKDLMNGISHMLPFVVGGGILLAISFLIEQLAGEDNPLFQLLQTIGGGTGAFHFLIPVLAGFIAMSIGDRPALMPGMVGGLMAVTSNAGFLGGLAAGFLAGYVVIGLRKLFKGLPKAIDGLKPILLYPVFGLLIVGAISFYVFDPIFGSLNTWLVDALGNLGTGNAVLLGLLLGGMMSIDMGGPFNKAAYTFAIGVFTSSGNTDGAWMAAVMAGGMVPPLAIALATTFFKSKFTEQERKSGLTNYVLGFSFITEGAIPFAAADPLRVLTSCILGSAVAGGLTQLWHINVPAPHGGIFVAALANHALLFLLAVAIGAVISGLILGLWKKSPTLVK, from the coding sequence ATGAGAATAACAGACTTGATGATCCAGGAAACGATGATCATGGACCTGCAAGCCACAACCAAAGCTGAGGCTATTGATGAACTAATTGCAAGCCTGAACCGAAGCGGACGTATTAATGATCCTGTTCTGTTCAAGGAAATGATCTATAAAAGAGAAGCTGAATCCAGCACGGGGATCGGTGGCGGAATTGCGATGCCACATGCCAAAACAACAGCGGTGAACGAACCGACAGTTGTATTTGCCAAGAGTAGAAAAGGGCTTGATTTTGAAGCGTTGGATGATCAGCCAGCTCATGTGTTCTTCATGATTGCGGCTCCAGAAGGCGCAGGTAATACCCATCTGCGTACGCTTGCAGCTCTTTCCAGGTTGTTGATTGATAGCGATTTCATCTCACAATTGATGAGTACAGATACACCTGCGGAAGTTAGTGCATTGTTTGATGCCAAACAGGCAGAAGCAGCTGAGAAGGAAGCAGCCAAAGAGAAAGCAAAAGCTGAAAAAGCAGCGAATGCGGCATCCGCTACTACTACTGGTCAGCAACAGAATACTTCTGGTGTGATTGTAGGTAATGCCAATTCGGAAGATTTTGTTGTTGCGGTTACAGCCTGTCCAACCGGTATAGCTCATACGTTTATGGCTGAAGATGCACTTAAAAAGAAAGCTCAGGAAATGGGCATTAATATTCGCGTAGAGACAAACGGCTCTGAAGGAGCGCAGAATGTTCTCACTGCTGATGAGATCGCTCGTGCTAAAGGGGTTATCGTTGCCGCAGACAAAAATGTGGAGATGGCACGTTTCGATGGCAAACCGGTATTGCAAAGACCGGTGAGCGATGGAATCCGTAAATCCGAAGAGCTGATTCGCAAGGCTGTTAACGGCGATGCACCGATCTATCGTAGTCAGGGCGGAAATGCCAAGGAAGAGGGCGCAAGCGCTGGCAAGATCAGTGTAGGTAGCAAAATCTATAAAGATCTAATGAACGGGATTTCACATATGCTTCCGTTTGTCGTAGGTGGAGGAATCCTCCTGGCTATTTCGTTCCTGATCGAACAGCTTGCGGGCGAGGATAATCCCCTCTTCCAGCTGCTGCAAACGATTGGTGGCGGAACAGGTGCATTCCACTTCCTGATTCCCGTACTTGCCGGATTTATCGCGATGAGTATTGGTGATCGTCCAGCCCTGATGCCTGGTATGGTCGGTGGATTAATGGCGGTTACCTCAAATGCCGGTTTCCTTGGTGGTTTGGCCGCCGGTTTCTTGGCAGGTTATGTAGTCATTGGTCTTCGTAAGTTGTTCAAAGGATTGCCGAAAGCAATTGATGGTTTGAAACCAATCTTGCTGTATCCGGTATTCGGCTTGCTGATCGTGGGTGCAATCAGTTTCTACGTCTTTGATCCAATCTTTGGTTCCCTTAACACATGGCTTGTAGATGCACTTGGTAATCTGGGTACAGGTAATGCGGTATTGCTGGGTTTGCTGCTTGGCGGTATGATGTCCATCGATATGGGTGGACCGTTCAACAAAGCGGCTTACACATTCGCGATTGGTGTATTCACATCCAGTGGTAACACAGACGGTGCATGGATGGCAGCGGTTATGGCAGGCGGTATGGTGCCTCCTCTGGCGATCGCTCTTGCAACAACATTCTTCAAATCCAAATTTACAGAGCAAGAACGCAAATCAGGTTTGACTAACTATGTACTTGGATTCTCTTTCATTACTGAAGGTGCAATTCCATTTGCTGCGGCTGATCCATTGCGTGTATTGACTTCTTGTATTCTGGGTTCCGCTGTTGCTGGCGGATTGACACAACTGTGGCACATTAATGTACCAGCTCCGCACGGCGGGATCTTTGTTGCAGCACTGGCGAACCACGCATTATTGTTCCTGCTCGCTGTTGCGATTGGTGCTGTGATCTCCGGTCTGATTCTGGGACTGTGGAAGAAGTCACCAACGCTTGTGAAGTAA
- a CDS encoding class I SAM-dependent methyltransferase, translating into MSDVIKSQVQKQFAKNAGKYVTSSGHAKGEDLALLVASSQATPDMNVLDIATGGGHVANALAPLVQRVAALDLTEEMLQVAEQFIQGNGHRNVDFVPGDAEKLPFDDDIFDLVTCRIAAHHFPDVSSFVHEALRVMKPGGRLLFIDNVAPERDENDQFYNEVEKCRDASHVRAWRKTEWIHMLEYAGFRTEAMASFQKRFKFKEWCNRAALPEQEREELEASMLSAPSIIRKFFNFEVTEHGKLVSFQGESVYIQAIKPTHI; encoded by the coding sequence ATGTCTGATGTAATTAAAAGTCAGGTGCAGAAGCAGTTTGCGAAAAATGCAGGTAAATACGTGACGAGTTCGGGGCATGCCAAAGGTGAGGATCTCGCGTTGCTCGTGGCTTCATCTCAAGCCACTCCGGATATGAACGTGCTGGATATCGCCACTGGGGGAGGGCATGTCGCTAATGCATTGGCTCCACTTGTTCAGCGGGTGGCAGCTCTCGATCTAACGGAGGAAATGCTGCAGGTGGCTGAACAATTTATCCAGGGCAATGGACACCGTAATGTAGATTTTGTTCCTGGGGATGCAGAGAAGCTGCCATTCGATGATGATATCTTTGACCTTGTAACCTGCCGAATCGCTGCTCACCATTTTCCGGACGTTTCTTCGTTTGTTCATGAGGCATTACGAGTTATGAAGCCTGGTGGAAGGTTGTTATTTATTGACAACGTGGCACCTGAACGTGATGAGAATGACCAGTTTTACAATGAAGTGGAGAAGTGCCGGGATGCAAGCCATGTTCGAGCATGGCGCAAAACTGAATGGATTCATATGCTGGAGTATGCTGGATTTCGGACGGAAGCGATGGCTTCCTTCCAGAAACGCTTTAAGTTTAAAGAGTGGTGTAACCGTGCAGCACTGCCCGAGCAGGAGAGGGAGGAGCTTGAAGCAAGCATGTTGAGTGCACCTTCCATCATTCGAAAATTTTTCAACTTTGAAGTGACAGAACACGGGAAGCTTGTCAGCTTCCAAGGAGAAAGTGTGTATATTCAGGCGATTAAACCTACGCATATCTGA
- a CDS encoding oxalate decarboxylase family bicupin yields the protein MSRGQQPNEKPFIIPQPIRSDGAGGPDLGPRDVMRDIQNPDMLVPPATDNGLLPNLRMSFSDTHMQLNQGGWSREITVRDLPVATTLAGVNMSLTPGGVRELHWHQQSEWAYMIWGTARITSVDQNGRNFIADVGPGDLWFFPKGLPHSIQGLEDGCEFLLVFDDGSFSDLNTLSISDWFAHTPPEVLSVNFGVPESAFQSMPKEQVYIFQDTVPGSIESQEVQSPYGTVPLTFKHRLLAQEPLITPGGSVRIVDSTNFPISTTVAAALVEIRPGAMRELHWHPNADEWQYYLTGQGRMTVFGGNGIARTFDYRAGDVGYVPVAMGHYIQNTGTDTLWFLEIFRSDRFEDVSLNQWMALTPRDLVRDNLNAPPELLDALRKVKWPVV from the coding sequence ATGAGCAGAGGACAGCAACCCAACGAAAAACCATTCATCATCCCGCAACCTATTCGCAGTGATGGTGCTGGAGGACCTGATCTGGGACCCAGAGACGTCATGAGAGATATACAAAACCCCGATATGCTGGTGCCTCCAGCTACTGATAACGGGTTATTGCCCAATCTGAGAATGTCTTTTTCCGATACCCATATGCAATTGAACCAAGGCGGGTGGTCACGTGAAATCACCGTGCGGGATCTCCCTGTTGCCACTACACTGGCTGGTGTGAACATGAGTCTGACGCCCGGTGGTGTACGGGAACTGCACTGGCATCAGCAATCCGAATGGGCCTATATGATCTGGGGAACGGCAAGAATCACCTCGGTAGATCAGAACGGACGTAATTTTATTGCCGATGTCGGGCCTGGGGATCTCTGGTTTTTCCCTAAAGGTCTGCCCCATTCCATTCAAGGACTGGAGGATGGTTGTGAATTTCTGCTCGTGTTTGATGACGGGTCCTTCTCCGATCTGAATACGTTATCCATATCCGATTGGTTTGCCCATACACCACCAGAGGTATTGTCTGTTAATTTTGGCGTGCCCGAATCCGCTTTTCAGTCAATGCCGAAGGAACAGGTCTATATTTTCCAAGATACCGTTCCGGGTTCCATTGAGAGCCAGGAAGTTCAGTCTCCATACGGCACCGTTCCTCTCACATTCAAACATCGATTGTTAGCCCAGGAACCGCTGATCACACCTGGCGGAAGCGTGCGGATTGTAGACTCCACTAACTTCCCCATTTCGACTACTGTTGCGGCAGCACTCGTTGAGATCCGACCTGGCGCCATGCGCGAACTGCACTGGCATCCCAATGCGGATGAATGGCAATACTATCTAACAGGACAGGGAAGAATGACCGTCTTCGGAGGCAATGGTATTGCTCGCACCTTTGATTATCGGGCTGGAGATGTCGGATATGTTCCCGTCGCAATGGGACACTATATACAGAATACTGGTACAGACACCTTATGGTTTTTGGAGATATTTCGGAGTGATCGCTTTGAGGATGTGTCACTAAATCAGTGGATGGCGTTAACCCCGCGGGATCTGGTCCGTGACAATCTGAATGCACCCCCTGAGTTGCTGGATGCCTTGCGTAAAGTAAAATGGCCTGTCGTTTAA
- a CDS encoding SDR family NAD(P)-dependent oxidoreductase, with the protein MNIQNQLRTALITGSTSGIGLELTRRLLTEGWQVIGLNRSAFPTDDTEIQNALRSGQLRLVQANLTNYDSLRMALNQITSDTDSIDVLFNNAGGSAAELRFSDQGHEMHFELQTVVPYIIYMELVELLLKGKMKTVVNTSTTAFSMVKQFDLNILERPAEFKKLFGPYAASKLGLSLWTREVAKSAKADGIHLLSVDPGGNNTLRGNKTSGLPFYIKPVMKWFFPHPSHGASLLYSAALYPTRHESGAFLVKNKAKALRFTEQGPAVLNRVNEIYEQAFRTTQSGKATITRS; encoded by the coding sequence ATGAATATACAAAATCAACTTCGCACCGCTCTCATCACAGGTTCAACGTCAGGAATCGGTCTCGAACTGACCCGCAGATTACTAACTGAAGGATGGCAGGTGATCGGTCTCAACCGTTCCGCTTTCCCTACCGACGATACTGAAATTCAGAACGCCTTACGTTCGGGTCAACTCCGTTTGGTTCAGGCTAACCTGACCAACTACGACAGTCTGAGAATGGCACTGAATCAGATTACATCCGATACCGATTCGATTGATGTTTTGTTTAACAACGCCGGGGGCAGCGCTGCCGAACTTCGTTTTTCTGACCAGGGTCATGAAATGCACTTTGAACTCCAAACCGTGGTCCCTTACATCATCTACATGGAATTAGTTGAGCTATTGCTCAAAGGGAAGATGAAAACAGTCGTCAATACTTCCACCACCGCGTTCAGTATGGTCAAACAATTTGATCTAAATATCCTGGAACGTCCAGCTGAATTCAAAAAGCTGTTTGGTCCCTATGCCGCTTCGAAGCTCGGTCTATCTCTATGGACACGCGAGGTTGCGAAGTCTGCCAAAGCAGATGGCATACACCTGCTAAGCGTAGACCCCGGAGGAAATAATACGCTAAGGGGCAACAAAACATCCGGCCTGCCCTTCTACATCAAACCTGTCATGAAATGGTTCTTCCCTCATCCAAGTCACGGCGCTTCATTGCTCTACAGTGCGGCCTTATATCCAACCAGACACGAATCCGGTGCGTTCCTGGTTAAAAATAAAGCGAAAGCACTTCGTTTCACAGAGCAAGGTCCTGCTGTTTTAAACCGGGTAAACGAGATCTACGAGCAGGCTTTTCGTACAACGCAGTCTGGAAAGGCCACAATCACCCGATCTTAA
- a CDS encoding MerR family transcriptional regulator: MSHNEVFSIKETSEQAGLSEDTIRYYEKIGLLPRAERKTNRHRVYRREDIHTMKLITCLKKTGMSLEEMKPYLQMSMDSDLADFPEEREMLVNHRKKVEAQIASLQQVVDFIDEKLDKRSMYPDVCPITEENQMSVFEKKNIFS, from the coding sequence GTGAGCCATAATGAAGTGTTCTCCATTAAAGAAACGTCAGAACAGGCCGGATTATCGGAAGATACGATTCGTTACTATGAGAAGATCGGACTGCTTCCCCGAGCTGAACGCAAAACCAATCGCCATCGGGTATACCGCCGGGAGGATATTCATACGATGAAGTTGATTACTTGCCTGAAAAAGACAGGCATGTCTCTGGAGGAAATGAAGCCTTATCTACAGATGTCCATGGATTCGGATCTGGCAGATTTCCCGGAGGAACGGGAGATGCTGGTGAACCATCGAAAGAAGGTTGAAGCACAGATTGCTTCGCTACAGCAGGTGGTTGATTTTATCGACGAGAAGTTGGATAAACGAAGTATGTATCCTGATGTATGCCCTATTACCGAGGAGAATCAGATGTCTGTGTTTGAGAAAAAGAACATTTTCTCCTGA
- a CDS encoding LysR family transcriptional regulator: MTLQQLKYVIEVATRGSMNEAAKRLFISQPSLSNAIRDLEQELRITIFERTNKGISLSKEGVEFLSYARQVVEQAELLENRYLNAKPSPQHFSVSTQHYAFAVNAFVRLVQQYGQDEYELALRETKTYEIIQDVKSLRSEIGILYLNEFNAKVINKLLKDAGLVFTSLFTAKPHIFISVKNPLAKQESVAIEQLQDYPYLSFDQGEYNSFHFSEEILSTLSHPKSIQVNDRATLFNLLIGLNGYTISTGVLSSDLNGNEIIPVPLECEETINVGWISHKSTSLSNLGVEYVQALHEAIGS; encoded by the coding sequence TTGACCTTACAACAATTAAAATATGTAATTGAAGTGGCGACGCGTGGCTCGATGAATGAAGCGGCCAAACGGCTATTTATCTCGCAACCCAGCTTGTCGAATGCCATTCGGGATCTGGAGCAGGAACTGCGCATTACCATTTTTGAACGTACCAATAAGGGCATATCGTTGTCCAAAGAAGGCGTCGAGTTTCTCAGTTATGCACGTCAGGTGGTGGAGCAAGCCGAACTGCTGGAAAACCGGTATCTGAACGCGAAACCATCGCCGCAGCATTTCTCCGTATCGACACAGCACTATGCGTTTGCGGTGAATGCCTTTGTTCGTTTGGTGCAGCAGTATGGTCAGGATGAATACGAATTGGCGCTTCGGGAGACGAAGACCTATGAGATTATCCAGGATGTGAAAAGCCTGCGAAGTGAAATTGGCATCCTGTATTTGAATGAGTTCAATGCCAAGGTGATTAACAAATTGTTAAAAGATGCAGGCTTGGTTTTCACGAGCCTGTTCACAGCCAAGCCCCATATCTTTATCAGTGTGAAGAACCCGCTCGCGAAGCAGGAGTCGGTTGCGATTGAGCAACTGCAGGATTATCCGTACCTGTCCTTTGACCAGGGGGAGTACAATTCCTTTCATTTTTCCGAAGAAATTCTGAGTACGTTATCTCATCCCAAAAGCATACAGGTCAATGACCGCGCAACGTTGTTTAACCTGCTGATTGGTTTGAATGGTTATACGATCTCTACTGGAGTACTCAGCTCAGACTTGAACGGCAATGAGATTATTCCTGTTCCGCTGGAATGCGAGGAAACCATTAATGTAGGCTGGATAAGTCACAAGAGTACTTCTCTCTCGAATCTGGGCGTAGAGTATGTCCAGGCACTGCATGAGGCGATAGGGTCTTAA
- a CDS encoding fused MFS/spermidine synthase: MRVLYRNKSEQHELTVYDTKRLYGEKGRFRVLEFSNAAVQGAMDLDEPARMVLEYPRAIAHLMERNDPEFDTVFVVGHGIGTLPTYLSDRQVKVAELDAEVVELSQTFFGYEGSPVLIGDGRELLGQEPAGTYDYIIIDAFTATGTPEQFISSDFFAMVKDKLDSDGSVILNVFGRAGNDRLVNAIYTTLQGQFAYTRAFALPAETADEVQNRILIGSHHPIEFQIRHMAGFVEQEPEEGYIIVDSGRA, encoded by the coding sequence GTGAGAGTTCTGTATCGAAATAAAAGTGAACAGCATGAGCTGACGGTATATGATACAAAAAGGCTTTATGGAGAGAAGGGACGGTTTCGTGTATTAGAATTCTCCAACGCAGCTGTGCAGGGCGCAATGGATCTGGATGAGCCTGCCCGGATGGTGCTGGAGTATCCCAGAGCGATAGCGCATCTAATGGAGCGAAATGATCCTGAATTTGATACCGTATTTGTGGTGGGACATGGTATTGGCACATTGCCAACCTACTTGTCTGATCGTCAGGTCAAGGTGGCTGAGCTGGACGCAGAAGTCGTAGAGTTGAGCCAGACCTTTTTTGGATATGAGGGAAGCCCTGTGCTCATTGGGGATGGTCGTGAATTATTAGGACAGGAACCTGCTGGGACATATGATTATATTATTATTGATGCCTTTACGGCAACGGGTACACCTGAGCAGTTTATATCCAGTGATTTTTTTGCGATGGTCAAGGACAAGCTGGACTCGGATGGATCTGTGATTCTTAATGTGTTCGGGCGTGCGGGCAACGATCGGCTTGTCAATGCGATCTATACGACACTTCAGGGACAGTTTGCCTATACACGTGCATTCGCATTACCCGCTGAAACAGCGGACGAAGTCCAAAACCGTATTCTGATAGGCAGTCATCACCCGATCGAATTTCAAATTCGGCACATGGCAGGGTTTGTTGAACAGGAGCCGGAAGAAGGATATATCATTGTTGATTCAGGTAGAGCCTGA
- a CDS encoding sensor domain-containing diguanylate cyclase yields the protein MIAENRTSRLRRKIKNIKKISLTALLGGLVTISVLMTLTIMVISSYTSQKQSLIDNTLSLNYASAVQMSQTLDSLFYSMQDSLKYAAKYFTEMDYSDTDQLNSTLDLIRNSSNFFNSVALVDETGVVRSISPYSQASVGQHVSSDAAKAAIKARASYISEAYQTPRTKRRIVFVSEPIFDSSGTYQGTIGGNIFLQEDNILSLSFGSQLKTSNGSYFFIVDQKGTLLFHPNTNRIGENVSKNEVVQKLLQDETGKEQYKNLAGVDSLAGYYKVPSTDWGVVIVSPTQTVYDQLNHHIRMLLLYTSVPFLILTLIVVRVARKLASPFAMLADLVNQVDKGQVELPVMKPHWNREADLLTRTVVGAMANFRKQTNQLAYDARTDVLTGMNNRRTFEEVIQDWIQNEVPFSIIVLDIDRFKSINDTFGHHAGDEVLKHIANIIQLSVRPEDVCARFGGEEFVVLLRNSESNVAFEIAERIRITVEESILPIDRSVTISAGIAEYPKHSTAATELFHLADNALYQAKEEGRNRTVTIQTVIK from the coding sequence ATGATCGCAGAGAACAGAACATCCAGATTACGAAGAAAAATAAAAAATATCAAGAAGATCAGTCTTACGGCTTTGCTCGGCGGGTTGGTCACCATCTCAGTTTTAATGACATTGACTATCATGGTCATCTCATCTTATACATCTCAGAAACAATCACTTATTGATAACACCTTGTCGTTGAATTATGCGAGCGCAGTGCAAATGAGCCAAACGCTGGATTCGCTTTTTTATTCCATGCAGGATAGCTTGAAATATGCAGCCAAGTATTTCACGGAGATGGACTACTCTGATACGGATCAGTTGAATTCCACCCTGGACTTGATCCGCAATAGCAGTAACTTCTTCAACTCTGTAGCTCTGGTGGATGAAACGGGAGTAGTCAGGTCCATATCACCCTATTCACAGGCCAGCGTAGGTCAGCATGTTAGTTCCGATGCAGCAAAAGCGGCGATTAAAGCAAGGGCTTCATATATCTCCGAAGCATACCAGACGCCAAGAACGAAGCGCCGAATTGTATTTGTCAGTGAACCGATCTTCGATTCATCGGGAACGTATCAAGGGACGATCGGTGGAAATATTTTTTTGCAAGAAGATAATATTTTGAGTCTCTCGTTTGGGAGTCAGCTCAAGACAAGCAATGGTTCCTACTTTTTTATTGTAGATCAGAAGGGTACCTTGTTATTTCATCCGAACACGAATCGAATTGGTGAAAATGTCAGTAAGAATGAAGTAGTGCAGAAGCTGCTCCAAGACGAGACGGGGAAAGAACAATACAAGAACCTGGCAGGTGTGGATTCACTTGCGGGTTATTACAAAGTCCCCTCAACAGACTGGGGCGTCGTGATTGTGTCACCAACCCAAACGGTCTACGATCAGTTAAATCATCATATCCGTATGTTGTTGTTATACACTTCAGTGCCTTTCCTGATTCTGACGCTTATTGTAGTGCGGGTTGCACGCAAGCTGGCTAGTCCTTTTGCTATGTTGGCGGATTTGGTGAATCAGGTTGATAAGGGACAAGTGGAGCTGCCTGTGATGAAGCCTCACTGGAACAGAGAGGCAGATCTTCTCACACGAACAGTGGTTGGCGCAATGGCGAACTTTAGGAAGCAGACGAACCAGCTGGCCTATGACGCCAGAACAGATGTCTTAACTGGCATGAACAATCGCAGAACTTTCGAAGAGGTCATCCAGGATTGGATACAGAACGAAGTTCCATTCTCCATTATTGTTCTGGATATTGACCGCTTCAAATCCATTAATGATACATTCGGGCATCATGCAGGGGATGAAGTGCTGAAACACATTGCCAATATCATTCAATTGTCTGTCCGACCAGAAGATGTCTGCGCCCGGTTTGGTGGAGAGGAATTCGTAGTCTTGTTAAGGAATTCCGAGTCTAACGTGGCATTTGAGATTGCTGAACGTATCCGAATAACGGTCGAGGAAAGTATTTTGCCTATTGATCGTTCCGTCACGATCTCGGCTGGGATTGCTGAATATCCGAAGCACTCCACAGCAGCGACAGAATTATTTCACTTGGCAGATAATGCGTTGTATCAAGCGAAGGAAGAGGGGCGTAACCGTACAGTTACGATCCAGACGGTTATCAAATAA
- a CDS encoding helix-turn-helix domain-containing protein produces the protein MKKDATKACPAPYGCSVEVTLSVIGGKWKGAILYHLFSGPLRFNEIRKLFPDITQRMLTLQLRELEGSGIVHREIYPQIPPKVEYSLTPFGETLRPIIFSMRDWGETYTNEVLARSSQEV, from the coding sequence ATGAAAAAGGACGCAACCAAGGCATGTCCCGCGCCATACGGCTGTTCCGTGGAAGTTACACTTAGTGTGATCGGAGGCAAATGGAAAGGCGCCATTTTGTATCACTTATTCTCCGGTCCATTGCGATTTAACGAGATCCGCAAATTGTTTCCTGACATCACCCAGCGTATGCTCACCCTGCAGCTTCGAGAGTTGGAGGGCAGCGGAATTGTTCATCGTGAAATATACCCCCAGATTCCACCTAAAGTGGAGTATTCCCTCACACCATTTGGCGAAACGCTACGGCCGATCATCTTCAGCATGCGAGATTGGGGAGAAACGTATACGAATGAGGTTCTGGCCAGATCCTCACAAGAGGTATAA
- a CDS encoding DoxX family protein gives MLDTGLLIIRLVISFIMIGHACKKLFGWFGGEGVQGTAEFFGAIGLQPARTMAVCAGLAELIGGFLFGAGLWMIIGVVLLMIPMIVAIVKVHADKGLWNLNGGFEYNLVMLGSLLGVALAGAGAYSLDALL, from the coding sequence ATGTTGGACACAGGCTTACTCATCATTCGTCTCGTAATTAGTTTCATTATGATCGGACATGCATGCAAGAAATTGTTTGGCTGGTTTGGTGGCGAGGGTGTACAAGGGACGGCTGAATTCTTCGGGGCGATTGGTCTGCAGCCTGCCAGGACCATGGCCGTGTGTGCCGGACTTGCTGAATTGATCGGTGGATTCCTGTTTGGAGCTGGTCTATGGATGATCATTGGTGTCGTTCTGCTCATGATTCCGATGATTGTAGCCATAGTCAAAGTGCACGCAGACAAAGGACTATGGAATCTGAACGGAGGATTCGAATATAATCTTGTGATGCTTGGATCGTTACTTGGTGTTGCCCTTGCTGGTGCCGGGGCTTATTCCCTCGATGCCCTGCTATAA
- a CDS encoding Gfo/Idh/MocA family oxidoreductase — protein MKTANLCFIGAGFHASTNIYPSVVEAGAQIQAIATRSTERSEAALLRFGSNGKAYDNAQLMLQQEPCDGVVVVAQPVDQTALVLECIRAGKNVYVDKPLGWNAAEAATVAEAAEQAGVVVMVGFMKRYAPVYMKLKELIDGGSLGKVRSFQMKFAVDSTPFCKDEEQFMKLAAIHMVDLMRFLFGEAVRVTGTTVKDGEHINQSISLVFENNIVGSAYFTGMSAWSRESESVLVTFDNGFASAEEINTLTVHQSRSSDNLPWKSLEEQDTVYTPSGSPMSGAYRDLYLRGFVGEMAHFIECCQNQSIPHSSAKDNIGTMALCDAILSSLK, from the coding sequence TTGAAAACAGCCAATCTTTGCTTTATCGGTGCCGGGTTTCATGCATCGACGAATATATATCCTTCTGTTGTTGAAGCCGGAGCGCAGATTCAGGCCATTGCCACACGCAGTACCGAACGTTCTGAAGCAGCTCTGCTGCGATTTGGGAGCAACGGAAAAGCGTATGACAACGCTCAACTTATGTTACAACAGGAACCTTGTGACGGAGTTGTTGTGGTTGCCCAGCCTGTAGACCAGACCGCTCTTGTCCTTGAATGTATTCGGGCTGGCAAAAATGTATACGTGGATAAGCCGCTCGGATGGAACGCAGCGGAAGCCGCCACTGTAGCAGAAGCTGCCGAGCAGGCTGGCGTCGTCGTCATGGTCGGTTTTATGAAACGTTATGCTCCGGTATATATGAAGCTCAAGGAACTCATTGATGGTGGTTCACTAGGTAAGGTTCGTTCATTTCAGATGAAATTCGCTGTGGACAGTACTCCATTTTGCAAGGATGAGGAGCAGTTCATGAAGCTCGCTGCCATTCATATGGTTGATCTGATGCGGTTCCTGTTTGGAGAAGCCGTGCGGGTTACAGGCACAACCGTGAAGGATGGGGAGCATATTAACCAGAGTATTTCCCTTGTATTTGAGAATAACATTGTGGGCAGTGCGTATTTCACAGGCATGAGTGCATGGTCACGGGAGAGCGAAAGTGTACTCGTCACCTTCGATAACGGATTTGCGTCAGCCGAAGAGATTAACACACTTACTGTTCATCAATCCCGCAGCTCGGATAACCTGCCCTGGAAATCTCTTGAGGAGCAAGATACTGTATATACCCCTTCTGGCTCCCCCATGTCTGGAGCTTATCGAGACCTTTATCTGCGTGGGTTCGTCGGCGAGATGGCTCATTTCATCGAATGTTGCCAGAATCAGTCTATCCCCCATTCCAGCGCCAAGGATAATATCGGGACGATGGCGCTATGCGACGCTATTCTATCGTCACTGAAGTGA